The stretch of DNA AAAAATTTTATGTAAGTCCTATTTTCCCCTTAATATTAGGAATAGTGGCGTTCGGAGTGCTATCTGTGCAACTTGTTTTTGTAACGAATACACTGGTAACGCTATTTCTTTTGCTACTTATTTTGGGTTCATATAGTTTATTATTCATCCATCAGAGAGACTACTACTCAAAGAGTGAAGTAGAACAAATCCAGTATGTAAACCACCAAGCTGAAGAAAGTTTGACAACCTTGTTAGAACAGATGCCTGTCGGAGTTATTAAATTAGACTTGTCGTCAGGTGAAGTTGAATGGTTTAATCCTTATGCTGAATTGATTTTGACTAATGAAGTGGGCGAGATTGATGTTGCATTAATTCAAACAATTATCAAGGCATCGGTAGGAAATCCAGGTTCTTATGCTACCTTGGGTGAGACCCGCTATTCGGTTCATATGGACAAGGTGTCTGGAGTTCTTTACTTCTTTGATGTGTCTGGAGAATACGAAGCGACTGTTGAGTTAGTAACGAGTCGACCTGTGATTGGGGTCGTTTCCGTTGACAACTATGATGATTTAGAAGATGAAACATCGGAGTCTGATATCAGTCATATCAATAGTTTTGTAGCCAATTTTGTTTCAGAATTTGCTGGTAAACATGCCATGTTCTCCCGTCGAGTAAGTATGGATCGCTTTTATCTATTTACGGACTACACGGTGCTTGAGGGATTGATGAACGATAAATTTTCTGTTATTGATTCTTTCAGAGAAGAGTCGAAACAGAGACAGTTGCCATTGACCTTAAGTATGGGCTTTTCTTATGGTGATGGAAATCATGATGAGATAGGGAAAGTTGCATTGCTCAACTTAAACTTGGCTGAAGTACGTGGTGGCGACCAGGTGGTTGTCAAGGAGAATGACGAAACGAAAAATCCCGTTTATTTTGGTGGTGGATCTGCGGCGTCAATCAAGCGTACAAGGACACGTACGCGCGCTATGATGACAGCTATTTCAGATAAAATTAGAAGTGTAGATCAGGTTTTTGTAGTTGGTCACAAAAATCTTGATATGGATGCTTTGGGTTCTGCTGTAGGTATGCAGTTATTTGCTAGTAATGTGACAGAAAATAGTTATGCTCTTTATGATGAAAATCAGATGTCTCCGGATATTGAACGAGCTGTTTCATTCTTAGAAAAAGAAGGAGTTACGAAGTTGTTGTCTGTTAAGGATGCAATGGGGATGGTGACCAATCGTTCTTTGTTGATTCTTGTAGACCATTCAAAGACAGCCTTAACTTTATCAAAAGCTTTTTATGATTTATTTACCCAAACCATCGTCATCGACCACCACAGACGGGATCAGGATTTTCCAGATAATGCGGTTATTACTTATATCGAAAGTGGTGCAAGTAGTGCCAGTGAGTTGGTAACGGAATTGATTCAGTTCCAGAATTCTAAGAAAAATCGTTTGAGTCGTATGCAAGCAAGTGTCTTGATGGCTGGTATGATGTTGGATACTAAAAATTTCACCTCACGAGTGACTAGTCGGACATTTGATGTTGCTAGCTATCTCAGAACGAGAGGAAGTGATAGTATTGCTATCCAAGAAATTGCTGCGACAGATTTTGAAGAATATCGTGAGGTCAATGAACTGATTTTACAGGGGCGTAAATTAGGTTCAGATGTACTAATAGCAGAGGCTAAGGACTCGAAATGCTATGATACAGTTGTTATTAGTAAGGCAGCAGATGCCATGTTAGCTATGTCAGGTATTGAAGCGAGTTTTGTTCTTGCGAAGAATACACAAGGATTTATCTCTATCTCAGCTCGCAGTCGTAGTAAGCTGAATGTACAACGGATTATGGAAGAGCTGGGAGGTGGAGGCCACTTTAATTTGGCAGCAGCTCAAATTAAGGATTCAACCTTGTCAGAAGCAGGGGAAAAACTGACAGAAATTGTATTAAATGAAATAAAGGAAAAGGAGAAAGAAGAATGAAAGTAATCTTTTTAGCAGATGTTAAAGGAAAAGGTAAAAAAGGCGAAATTAAGGAAGTACCAACAGGGTATGCGCAAAACTTTCTTATCAAAAAGAGTCTAGCCAAAGAAGCGACTGCTCAAGCTGTAGGTGAACTTCGTGGTAAACAAAAATCTGAAGAAAAAGCTCATGCTGAGATGATTGCAGAAGCAAAAGCAATTAAAGCTCAACTAGAAGCAGAGGAAACTATTGTAGAATTTGTTGAAAAAGTTGGTCCAGATGGTCGTACCTTTGGTTCCATTACCAATAAGAAAATTGCAGAAGAATTGCAAAAGCAATTTGGAATTAAGATTGATAAACGTCATATCCAAGTACAAGCTCCGATTCGAGCAGTTGGTTTGATTGATGTACCAGTGAAAATCTATCAAGATATTACAAGTGTAATCAATCTTCGTGTGAAAGAAGGGTAAATTTACACTTTCTTGACAAGATTGTAAAAGGAAGGGAAGTCTGATGGCAGAAGTAGAAGAGTTACGAGTACAACCTCAAGATATCTTAGCTGAGCAATCCGTTTTAGGGGCTATCTTTATTGACGAGAGTAAGCTTGTTTTTGTGCGAGAATATATTGAGTCTAGGGACTTTTTTAAGTATGCCCATCGTTTGATTTTCCAAGCTATGGTCGACTTATCCGATCGTGGCGATGCTATAGATGCAACAACGGTTCGTACCATTCTTGATAATCAAGGTGATTTACAGAATATTGGTGGCCTGTCTTACTTGGTTGAGATTGTCAATTCTGTGCCAACTTCTGCTAATGCGGAGTATTATGCTAAGATTGTTGCAGAGAAGGCCATGCTACGTCGATTAATCTCCAAGTTGACAGAGTCTGTCAATCAAGCTTACGAGGCTTCGCAACCAGCTGATGAAATCATTGCTCAGGCAGAAAAAGGCCTGATTGATGTCAGCGAAAATGCAAATCGAAGTGGATTTAAGAACATTCGAGATGTGTTGAATATCAACTTCGGAAATCTGGAAGCTCGCTCGCAACAAACGACCGATATTACAGGTATTGCGACAGGCTATCGTGACTTGGATCATATGACGACTGGACTTCATGAGGAGGAGTTGATTATCCTAGCAGCCCGTCCAGCTGTTGGTAAGACAGCCTTTGCCTTGAATATTGCTCAGAATATTGGGACTAAGTTGGACAAAACAGTTGCTATTTTTTCACTGGAAATGGGTGCGGAAAGTCTAGTGGACCGTATGTTAGCGGCAGAAGGTTTGGTAGAATCGCATTCTATCCGTACGGGTCAATTGACTGATGAGGAGTGGCAAAAATATACCATTGCTCAAGGAAATCTAGCTAATGCAAGTATCTATATCGATGATACGCCAGGGATTCGGATTACAGAGATTCGTTCTCGTTCTCGTAAACTGGCTCAAGAAACTGGAAATCTTGGCTTGATTTTAATAGACTATTTGCAGCTTATCACGGGAACTGGTCGGGAAAATCGTCAACAAGAGGTTTCAGAAATTTCACGTCAGTTGAAAATTTTAGCTAAGGAACTGAAGGTTCCAGTAATCGCTCTAAGTCAGCTTTCTCGTGGTGTAGAACAACGTCAGGATAAGAGACCGGTCTTGTCTGATATTCGTGAATCTGGGTCTATTGAGCAGGACGCTGATATTGTAGCCTTTCTTTATCGCGACGATTACTATGAGCGTGGTGGTGAAGAAGAGGAAGGAATGCCGAATAATAAGGTAGAAGTTATTATCGAGAAAAACCGTAGTGGAGCTCGTGGAACGGTGGAATTAATTTTCCAAAAAGAATACAATAAATTTTCAAGTATCTCAAAGAGGGAGGCATAAGATGTCAGATGCATTTACAGATGTAGCCAAGATGAAAAAAATCAAAGAAGAAATCAAGGCACATGAGGGTCAAGTCGTAGAAATGACTTTGGAGAATGGTCGTAAGCGCCAAAAAAATAGATTGGGTAAGCTAATTGAGGT from Streptococcus mitis encodes:
- a CDS encoding Veg family protein, with product MSDAFTDVAKMKKIKEEIKAHEGQVVEMTLENGRKRQKNRLGKLIEVYPSLFIVEFGNVEGDKQANVYVESFTYSDILTEKNLIHYLD
- the rplI gene encoding 50S ribosomal protein L9 — protein: MKVIFLADVKGKGKKGEIKEVPTGYAQNFLIKKSLAKEATAQAVGELRGKQKSEEKAHAEMIAEAKAIKAQLEAEETIVEFVEKVGPDGRTFGSITNKKIAEELQKQFGIKIDKRHIQVQAPIRAVGLIDVPVKIYQDITSVINLRVKEG
- the dnaB gene encoding replicative DNA helicase, translating into MAEVEELRVQPQDILAEQSVLGAIFIDESKLVFVREYIESRDFFKYAHRLIFQAMVDLSDRGDAIDATTVRTILDNQGDLQNIGGLSYLVEIVNSVPTSANAEYYAKIVAEKAMLRRLISKLTESVNQAYEASQPADEIIAQAEKGLIDVSENANRSGFKNIRDVLNINFGNLEARSQQTTDITGIATGYRDLDHMTTGLHEEELIILAARPAVGKTAFALNIAQNIGTKLDKTVAIFSLEMGAESLVDRMLAAEGLVESHSIRTGQLTDEEWQKYTIAQGNLANASIYIDDTPGIRITEIRSRSRKLAQETGNLGLILIDYLQLITGTGRENRQQEVSEISRQLKILAKELKVPVIALSQLSRGVEQRQDKRPVLSDIRESGSIEQDADIVAFLYRDDYYERGGEEEEGMPNNKVEVIIEKNRSGARGTVELIFQKEYNKFSSISKREA
- a CDS encoding DHH family phosphoesterase; the encoded protein is MKKFYVSPIFPLILGIVAFGVLSVQLVFVTNTLVTLFLLLLILGSYSLLFIHQRDYYSKSEVEQIQYVNHQAEESLTTLLEQMPVGVIKLDLSSGEVEWFNPYAELILTNEVGEIDVALIQTIIKASVGNPGSYATLGETRYSVHMDKVSGVLYFFDVSGEYEATVELVTSRPVIGVVSVDNYDDLEDETSESDISHINSFVANFVSEFAGKHAMFSRRVSMDRFYLFTDYTVLEGLMNDKFSVIDSFREESKQRQLPLTLSMGFSYGDGNHDEIGKVALLNLNLAEVRGGDQVVVKENDETKNPVYFGGGSAASIKRTRTRTRAMMTAISDKIRSVDQVFVVGHKNLDMDALGSAVGMQLFASNVTENSYALYDENQMSPDIERAVSFLEKEGVTKLLSVKDAMGMVTNRSLLILVDHSKTALTLSKAFYDLFTQTIVIDHHRRDQDFPDNAVITYIESGASSASELVTELIQFQNSKKNRLSRMQASVLMAGMMLDTKNFTSRVTSRTFDVASYLRTRGSDSIAIQEIAATDFEEYREVNELILQGRKLGSDVLIAEAKDSKCYDTVVISKAADAMLAMSGIEASFVLAKNTQGFISISARSRSKLNVQRIMEELGGGGHFNLAAAQIKDSTLSEAGEKLTEIVLNEIKEKEKEE